In Desulfovibrio sp. UIB00, the following are encoded in one genomic region:
- the pheT gene encoding phenylalanine--tRNA ligase subunit beta → MLLSLSWLREFTPYEGTAEALGDRLTMLGLELEDISRPYDAISSIVVGHVVSCDNHPESDHLHVCKVDAGQGELLDIVCGAPNVAAGQKVPVALVGTKMPDGMVIKKAKLRGAPSFGMICSERELGLTEDHTGIMVLPESFVVGKPLVEQLELDREVLDISITPNRADCLSVLGLARETALACNLPLSIPELPLELDSGAEVLVPIDIDDPEHCWLYSGRVITGVKIGPSPMRLRHRLHAVGVRPISNIVDVTNYILFECGQPLHSFDMDKLEGGRIVVRRAQEGDTFTTLDGQERALTAADLCIRDGARAVALAGVMGGLNSEISDASTNVFLESAVFKPATIRKTSRRLGLSSEASYRFERGIDQQRTVWALDRACAMMAAVSGGRVQRGLSINEPRPFKAASIEFRPSRADSLLGVQLGADFDEKVLTGMGCNVDKGESSPVWRVSQPSWRPDLTREADLIEEVGRVHGLDTIAPVLPAIARNLDRAGEPESRYGFWSRLKHWGAGLGLNEAVNYSFVGHKDMDHLAMPREGRISIMNPLSAEQDALRTALAPGLMYDLRNNLAQGAQGLRLFELANIFEADASSETTARETGMLGVLLYGARYDTAWPQAEGDMDYADLKGVVENLLHYLHLGAPIYELAQEHAFLLPCVNIFVDGRAVGFMGRVKPAMADEYHARKDVWLAEMNLDILRELHDAATVRFAPLPVYPPVRRDITVTAGPGLKVADITAHVQGLKLPLLDEVALVDCFEPKTEQGAEPVRNLTFRLTFRHAERTLKDTEVDKEREKVAQSLVSALGVKI, encoded by the coding sequence ATGCTGCTCTCACTTTCATGGCTGCGTGAATTTACTCCGTATGAAGGAACGGCTGAGGCGCTGGGCGACCGCCTGACCATGCTCGGCCTTGAGCTGGAAGATATCAGTCGGCCCTACGATGCCATAAGCTCCATTGTGGTGGGGCATGTGGTTTCGTGCGACAATCATCCGGAATCTGACCACCTGCACGTCTGCAAGGTGGACGCCGGGCAGGGCGAGCTGCTTGATATCGTCTGCGGCGCGCCCAATGTGGCTGCGGGCCAGAAAGTGCCTGTGGCTTTGGTGGGTACCAAGATGCCTGACGGCATGGTGATCAAAAAGGCCAAGCTGCGCGGCGCGCCATCCTTTGGCATGATCTGCTCCGAGCGCGAGCTGGGCCTGACTGAAGACCACACAGGCATCATGGTGCTGCCCGAAAGCTTTGTGGTGGGCAAGCCTCTGGTGGAGCAGCTTGAGCTTGACCGCGAAGTGCTGGATATTTCCATCACGCCCAACCGTGCCGATTGCCTCTCGGTTCTTGGCCTCGCGCGCGAAACAGCGCTGGCCTGCAACCTGCCTCTCTCCATACCCGAGCTGCCGCTGGAGCTGGACTCCGGCGCGGAAGTGCTGGTTCCCATTGATATTGACGACCCCGAGCACTGCTGGCTGTATTCCGGCCGCGTCATCACGGGCGTCAAGATCGGGCCTTCGCCCATGCGCCTGCGCCACCGCCTGCATGCCGTGGGTGTGCGCCCCATTTCCAATATCGTGGACGTGACCAACTACATTCTGTTTGAATGCGGTCAGCCCCTGCACTCCTTTGACATGGACAAGCTGGAAGGCGGGCGTATTGTGGTGCGCCGCGCGCAGGAAGGCGATACCTTCACCACCCTTGACGGGCAGGAACGCGCGCTCACCGCAGCCGACCTCTGCATCCGCGACGGTGCGCGCGCCGTGGCTCTTGCTGGCGTTATGGGCGGCCTGAACAGCGAAATTTCCGATGCCAGCACCAATGTGTTTCTGGAAAGCGCGGTCTTCAAGCCTGCCACAATCCGCAAAACATCGCGCCGTCTGGGCCTCTCGTCCGAGGCGTCCTACCGCTTTGAGCGCGGCATCGACCAGCAGCGCACCGTGTGGGCGCTTGACCGCGCCTGCGCCATGATGGCCGCCGTCAGCGGCGGGCGTGTGCAGCGCGGGCTTTCCATCAACGAACCCCGCCCCTTCAAAGCGGCCAGCATTGAATTTCGCCCCTCGCGAGCCGATTCCCTGCTGGGTGTGCAGCTTGGCGCGGACTTTGACGAAAAAGTGCTCACCGGCATGGGCTGCAATGTGGACAAGGGCGAAAGCAGCCCCGTGTGGCGCGTGAGCCAGCCCTCCTGGAGGCCCGACCTCACCCGCGAGGCTGATCTGATCGAAGAAGTGGGCCGTGTGCACGGGCTGGATACCATTGCCCCCGTGTTGCCCGCCATTGCCCGCAACCTTGACCGCGCAGGCGAGCCGGAATCGCGTTACGGATTCTGGTCGCGCCTCAAGCACTGGGGCGCTGGCCTCGGCCTCAACGAAGCTGTGAACTACAGCTTTGTGGGCCACAAGGACATGGACCATCTTGCCATGCCGCGCGAGGGCCGTATTTCCATCATGAATCCGCTCTCGGCGGAACAGGATGCCCTGCGCACCGCCCTGGCCCCCGGCCTGATGTACGATCTGCGCAATAACCTTGCTCAGGGAGCGCAGGGGCTGCGGCTGTTTGAGCTTGCGAATATCTTTGAAGCTGACGCCTCCTCTGAAACCACCGCCCGCGAAACGGGCATGCTGGGCGTGCTCCTGTATGGCGCGCGTTACGACACGGCCTGGCCCCAGGCTGAGGGCGACATGGATTATGCCGACCTCAAGGGCGTGGTGGAAAACCTGCTGCACTATCTGCATCTTGGCGCGCCCATCTATGAACTGGCTCAGGAGCATGCCTTTTTGCTGCCCTGCGTGAATATCTTTGTGGATGGCCGCGCCGTGGGCTTCATGGGTAGGGTCAAACCCGCCATGGCCGACGAATACCACGCCCGCAAGGACGTGTGGCTGGCTGAAATGAACCTCGACATCCTGCGCGAACTGCACGATGCCGCCACGGTGCGCTTTGCGCCCCTGCCAGTGTATCCGCCCGTGCGGCGCGACATTACCGTGACCGCCGGGCCGGGCCTCAAGGTGGCCGACATCACTGCCCACGTGCAGGGGCTCAAGCTGCCCCTGCTGGACGAAGTGGCCCTGGTGGACTGCTTTGAACCCAAGACGGAGCAGGGCGCGGAACCCGTGCGCAATCTGACCTTCCGGCTCACGTTCCGCCATGCGGAGCGTACCCTCAAGGATACGGAAGTGGACAAGGAGCGGGAGAAGGTGGCACAGTCGCTTGTAAGCGCTCTGGGCGTAAAGATATAA
- the rpe gene encoding ribulose-phosphate 3-epimerase, which translates to MILSPSLLSADFARLAEELGALEAAGVTWLHLDVMDGAFVPNITFGPPLIKALRSVSGLFFDVHLMVNDPARYIADFHKAGADMLVIHAEADKHPQRTLTAIRAMGCKAGLALNPGTDVSAARWLAADMDMLLLMSVNPGFSGQAFIPATFDKIRAARQMLDANGGAEALIQIDGGVCPENTVQLVDAGAEVLVSGSAFFGHKPYDKRLAAFMAPLAGKTPRHAEDALRRRAANHTTQK; encoded by the coding sequence ATGATCTTATCGCCCTCATTGCTGTCTGCCGATTTTGCCCGTCTGGCTGAAGAGCTTGGCGCACTTGAAGCCGCCGGAGTCACCTGGCTGCATCTGGACGTGATGGACGGGGCTTTTGTGCCCAACATCACCTTTGGTCCCCCGCTGATAAAGGCTCTACGGTCTGTCAGCGGGCTTTTTTTTGACGTGCACCTCATGGTGAACGACCCGGCCCGCTATATTGCCGACTTCCACAAGGCCGGGGCAGACATGCTGGTCATCCATGCCGAGGCCGACAAGCACCCGCAGCGCACCCTCACTGCCATCCGGGCAATGGGCTGCAAGGCGGGGCTTGCCCTCAACCCCGGCACGGATGTGAGCGCGGCCCGCTGGCTGGCGGCGGACATGGACATGCTGCTGCTCATGAGCGTAAACCCTGGTTTTTCGGGGCAAGCATTCATCCCCGCCACATTCGACAAGATCCGCGCCGCCCGGCAGATGCTTGACGCCAACGGCGGGGCCGAGGCGCTCATCCAGATTGACGGCGGCGTATGCCCCGAAAACACGGTCCAGCTTGTGGACGCCGGGGCGGAAGTCCTTGTGTCCGGCTCGGCCTTTTTTGGCCATAAACCTTACGACAAACGGCTTGCCGCCTTTATGGCTCCGCTTGCGGGCAAAACGCCCCGCCATGCGGAAGATGCCCTGAGACGCCGCGCCGCCAACCATACCACGCAAAAATAG
- a CDS encoding translation initiation factor IF-2 → MPSVMSPIDCSNARMRAGRLMALPVCLVLLGLLAAASLLPGSPSWLATDEAQAASAYTSRHSGMDPPGEPKRIESLPSKNAGRTAEGGMGYTDAYGNTIDDRQPEEKPAPKRPRPGAYGVGAGQSERYERPLPDPQNQTPAWSFK, encoded by the coding sequence ATGCCCAGCGTCATGAGCCCCATAGATTGCAGCAATGCCCGCATGCGCGCAGGCCGCCTTATGGCTCTGCCCGTATGCCTTGTATTGCTGGGTCTGCTGGCGGCGGCTTCCCTGTTGCCCGGCAGCCCGAGCTGGCTGGCGACGGATGAAGCTCAGGCCGCCTCAGCCTACACCTCGCGCCATTCCGGAATGGACCCGCCTGGCGAACCCAAACGCATCGAGTCCTTGCCCAGCAAGAACGCAGGGCGCACGGCAGAGGGCGGCATGGGCTACACGGACGCTTACGGCAACACCATTGACGACCGCCAGCCGGAAGAAAAACCCGCTCCCAAACGCCCCAGACCCGGGGCCTACGGCGTGGGCGCGGGCCAGAGCGAGCGCTACGAGCGCCCACTGCCCGATCCGCAAAATCAGACTCCTGCCTGGAGTTTCAAATAA
- the pheS gene encoding phenylalanine--tRNA ligase subunit alpha, translating into MDLISALESLVPELEKGLGQASSLDALEALRVDVLGRKGRIAQIMAQLPSLAPAERPAVGQTANSVKERCNALFEARKAALEAGREAEALRRFDPSVPGHAPWRGSLHPTTLVTEEICQIFQNLGFDVASGPEVEIDYYNFEALNMPPEHPARDMQDTLYVTEKVLMRTHTSPVQARTMLARKPPLAVIAPGKVYRRDSDLTHTPMFHQIEGLMVGEGISMAHLRGTLTAFVRAVFGAETQVRFRPSFFPFTEPSAEVDISCCMCGGKGHIGDAPCRVCKTTGWVEILGCGMVDPAVFEAVGYPADVSGFAFGMGVERVTMLKYGIGDLRMFFENDVRFLGQFAR; encoded by the coding sequence ATGGATCTGATTTCTGCACTGGAAAGCCTGGTTCCCGAACTTGAAAAAGGTCTGGGCCAGGCTTCTTCGTTGGATGCCCTTGAGGCTTTGCGCGTGGATGTTCTGGGTCGCAAGGGCCGCATAGCCCAGATCATGGCCCAGTTGCCCTCGCTGGCCCCGGCAGAGCGCCCCGCCGTGGGCCAGACCGCCAACAGCGTCAAAGAGCGCTGCAACGCCCTGTTTGAAGCCCGCAAGGCTGCTCTTGAGGCCGGACGCGAGGCCGAAGCCCTGCGCCGTTTCGATCCTTCCGTACCTGGTCACGCGCCCTGGCGCGGCAGCCTGCATCCCACCACTCTGGTGACGGAAGAAATCTGCCAGATTTTTCAGAATTTGGGCTTTGACGTGGCTTCCGGTCCGGAAGTGGAAATCGACTACTACAATTTTGAAGCCCTGAACATGCCGCCCGAGCATCCCGCCCGCGACATGCAGGATACCCTGTATGTCACCGAAAAAGTGCTCATGCGCACGCACACCTCGCCCGTGCAGGCCCGCACCATGCTGGCGCGCAAGCCTCCTCTGGCCGTCATTGCTCCCGGCAAGGTGTATCGGCGCGACAGCGACCTCACCCACACCCCCATGTTCCATCAGATCGAAGGCCTCATGGTGGGCGAGGGCATCAGCATGGCCCATCTGCGCGGCACGCTCACAGCCTTTGTACGCGCGGTCTTTGGCGCTGAAACCCAGGTGCGCTTCCGGCCCAGCTTCTTCCCCTTTACCGAACCCTCGGCAGAAGTGGACATCTCCTGCTGCATGTGCGGCGGCAAGGGCCACATTGGCGATGCGCCCTGCCGTGTGTGCAAAACCACGGGCTGGGTTGAAATTCTGGGTTGCGGCATGGTTGACCCTGCCGTGTTTGAAGCCGTGGGCTACCCGGCGGATGTCAGCGGTTTTGCCTTTGGCATGGGCGTGGAACGCGTGACCATGCTCAAGTACGGCATCGGCGATCTACGGATGTTTTTTGAAAACGACGTGCGCTTCCTTGGCCAGTTTGCCCGGTAG
- a CDS encoding MerR family transcriptional regulator: MSDHTPDNTYRIGEVAELLDLKTHVLRFWETEFPQLAPLRTGKGQRLYTEENVALLRRIRQLLHEQGMTIEGARRVLAGSAVVDESLPERVAAVPDPDFMRMLQRELISLRRLLSEK; encoded by the coding sequence ATGTCGGACCACACGCCCGACAATACCTACCGCATAGGTGAGGTCGCAGAACTGCTCGACCTCAAAACCCATGTGTTGCGCTTCTGGGAAACGGAGTTTCCCCAGTTGGCGCCGCTGCGCACCGGTAAGGGGCAGCGCCTGTACACGGAAGAAAACGTGGCCCTCTTGCGTCGTATCCGGCAGTTGCTGCACGAACAGGGCATGACCATTGAAGGCGCGCGTCGCGTACTCGCGGGCAGCGCCGTTGTGGACGAAAGCCTGCCCGAACGCGTGGCGGCGGTGCCAGACCCGGATTTCATGCGCATGCTCCAGCGGGAACTGATCTCACTGCGCCGCCTGCTCAGTGAAAAATAG